The Monomorium pharaonis isolate MP-MQ-018 chromosome 5, ASM1337386v2, whole genome shotgun sequence genome includes a window with the following:
- the LOC105838694 gene encoding prostatic acid phosphatase isoform X3, with amino-acid sequence MEPYGWGQLTDKGRKYQYNQGLFLRKRYDDFLGSIYHPDIFYLQSTAYDRTKMSGMLEAAALWKPNSKQMFELGLPWQPVTLHYQEFKKDTLMLPWYMCPRYAQLRSSVNDLPEIRKVHQDNKQLFRELSNFTGMPFMTVDHITSFYDMLIAEENMNLTLPIWTKNYYPDKLKPLYLLGERLYTYNDECRKLYGGAILKKIIADMKGRKQGTLPERRKMFMYLGHDITVVSLLNTMHIWYDQIPYYNIMIIIELHENEGKWNVQIFLRNTTAHEPYPMTIPGCTVACPLDKFVEILKPMIPDNWEEECKVNDSNYVIPPPPYL; translated from the exons ATGGAACCCTATGGTTGGGGTCAGCTAAcagat aaaggaaGAAAGTACCAGTACAATCAAGGATTGTTTTTGCGAAAACGTTACGATGATTTCTTGGGGTCAATATATCACCctgacatattttatttacaatctaCCGCTTATGATCGTACGAAAATGTCAGGCATGCTGGAGGCTGCTGCTCTATGGAAACCTAACAGTAAACAAATGTTCGAACTTGGTCTACCTTGGCAGCCAGTCACACTGCACtatcaagaatttaaaaaagatacg CTCATGTTACCGTGGTACATGTGCCCTAGATATGCACAGCTACGCTCTTCAGTAAATGATTTGCCGGAAATCCGGAAAGTGCACCAGGACAATAAGCAATTATTTAGAGAGCTCTCAAACTTCACAGGAATGCCATTTATGACAGTCGACCATATTACCTCGTTTTATGATATGTTAATAGCTGAG gaaaatatgaatttaaccCTGCCAATATGGACAAAGAATTATTATCCCGATAAACTAAAACCTTTATATTTACTCGGCGAGCGACTTTACACATACAACGATGAATGCCGTAAGCTCTATGGTGGTgctatactgaaaaaaattattgctgaCATGAAAGGGAGAAAACAAGGCACTCTTCcggagagaagaaaaatgtttatgtatcTCGGTCACGACATCACTGTCGTTTCCTTGTTGAATACCATGCACATTTGGTACGATCAAATACCTTACTATAACATCATGATAATAATAGAGTTGCATGAGAATGAGGGCAAATGGAACGTTCAG ATATTTCTAAGGAATACAACAGCTCACGAACCATATCCGATGACAATACCTGGATGCACTGTTGCATGTCCTCTTGACAAATTTGTAGAGATCTTGAAACCGATGATACCAGATAACTGGGAAGAGGAATGTAAAGTCAATGatagtaattatgtaattccACCTCCTCCATatctataa
- the LOC105831657 gene encoding probable ATP-dependent RNA helicase DDX23 — protein sequence MPYDKKITRRSRSRDRERERERDRERRDRRRSRSRSKDRKKDRKRSRSRERSRERDRSHERDRSRERDRDRSRERDRERSRERRDVKDRTSKDEKKRKGSPAVIEDDSKKDSKGSDAKKEEEETEEKVKSVKKEPLSLEELLAKKKAEEEARAKPKFLTKEQRAIQALQKRQQEVEAIRKQQEEERKLFSHGDNSIKEREWDDRDSRRRDGQRLREDDIKDKDKEKEVEAIKERYLGLVKKKRRVRRLNDRKFVFDWDTSEDTSVDYNNIYKERHQVQFFGRGNLAGIDIKAQKRDQSKFYGELLEKRRTEAEKEQEKMRLKKVKRKEEKQKWDDRHWSEKALNEMTERDWRIFREDYNITIKGGRIPDPIRSWKESGFPKEILDIIDKVGYKDLTPIQRQAIPIGLQNRDIIGVAETGSGKTLAFLIPLLLWITSLPKIERLEEADQGPYSIILAPTRELAQQIEEETNKFGQPLGIRTVVVVGGLSREEQGFRLRMGCEIVIATPGRLIDVLENRYLVLNQCTYIVLDEADRMIDMGFEPDVQKILEYMPVTNLKPDNEDAENEEKLLANYNTKKKYRQTVMFTATMPPAVERLARTYLRRPAVVYIGSVGKPTERTEQIVHIMGEADKRKKLMEILSRGVEPPVIIFVNQKKGADVLARGLEKLGYNACTLHGGKGQEQREYALASLKSGSKDILVATDVAGRGIDIKDVSMVINYDMAKTIEDYTHRIGRTGRAGKAGLAISFCTKDDSHLFYDLKQTILASPISTCPPELLNHPDAQHKPGTVVTKKRREEKIFA from the exons ATGCCATACGACAAGAAGATCACGCGGCGCAGCCGATCTCGCGACCGTGAACGGGAGCGCGAGCGCGATCGGGAGCGACGTGACCGTCGGCGTTCCAGAAGTCGATCTAAGGATCGTAAGAAGGATCGAAAGCGGTCTAGGTCGAGGGAACGATCGCGGGAGCGCGACAGGTCACACGAGCGCGACAGATCGCGAGAGCGGGATCGTGACCGCTCGAGGGAGCGAGATCGCGAGCGCTCTAGGGAGCGTCGAGATGTCAAAGATAGGACATCCAAAGATGAAAAGAAACGCAAAGGTAGTCCTGCGGTCATCGAAGATGACTCGAAGAAGGATTCAAAGGGTAGTGATGCTaagaaggaagaagaggaaacaGAAGAGAAGGTTAAATCAGTGAAGAAGGAGCCATTGAGTTTAGAGGAGCTATTGGCTAAAAAGAAAGCAGAGGAGGAGGCTCGAGCCAAGCCCAAATTTCTCACCAAGGAGCAACGAGCGATCCAGGCATTACAGAAGCGCCAACAGGAGGTAGAGGCAATCAGGAAGCAACAAGAGGAAGAGCGCAAGCTGTTTTCTCATGGCGATAATTCTATCAAGGAAAGAGAATGGGATGATAGAGATAG TAGGAGGAGAGACGGACAACGTTTGCGCGAGGACGATATCAAGGATAAGGATAAAGAAAAGGAAGTGGAGGCTATTAAGGAGCGATATTTGGGTctagtgaaaaaaaaacggcgaGTCAGGAGGTTGAATGACAGAAAATTTGTCTTCGATTGGGACACCTCGGAAGACACCTCGGTGGATTATAACAACATTTACAAGGAGAGACATCAAGTACAATTTTTCGGCCGAGGCAATCTCGCGGGTATCGATATTAAAGCGCAGAAACGGGATCAAAGCAAATTTTATGGTGAATTGTTAGAGAAGAGACGCACAGAGGCTGAGAAGGAGCAAGAGAA aatgagATTGAAGAAAGTTAAACGAAAAGAGGAGAAACAAAAATGGGATGACCGACACTGGTCCGAAAAAGCATTGAACGAGATGACCGAACGTGATTGGCGTATCTTCAGAGAGgactataatattacaattaaaggTGGTCGTATTCCTGATCCCATTCGCTCCTGGAAGGAGTCTGGCTTCCCGAAGGAGATTTTGGATATCATTGACAAAGTTGGCTATAAGGATCTCACGCCCATTCAACGACAGGCTATTCCTATCGGCTTGCAGAATCGCGATATCATCGGCGTTGCTGAAACTGGCTCAGGGAAGACTTTAGCCTTCCTTATTCCTTTGCTATTATGGATCACTAGCTTACCAAAAATTGAGAGGCTTGAGGAGGCGGATCAAGGACCCTACAGTATTATCTTGGCACCTACTCG TGAGTTAGCGCAACAAATAGAAGAAGAGACCAACAAATTTGGCCAGCCATTGGGCATCCGAACTGTTGTGGTGGTAGGTGGTCTATCGAGAGAAGAGCAAGGTTTCAGATTGCGAATGGGTTGTGAG atcGTTATTGCTACACCTGGTCGATTAAtagacgttttagaaaatcgATATCTTGTATTGAATCAATGCACTTATATCGTACTGGATGAAGCTGATAGGATGATTGATATGGGTTTTGAACCAG atgttcaaaaaattttggagTATATGCCTGTAACAAATTTGAAGCCAGATAATGAAGATGCAGAAAATGAGGAAAAACTTTTGGCTAATTATAAcactaaaaagaaatacagaCAA ACAGTAATGTTTACCGCCACAATGCCACCCGCTGTAGAACGGCTTGCTAGAACTTACCTGAGAAGGCCGGCAGTAGTGTACATAGGTAGCGTCGGTAAGCCGACAGAACGCACCGAGCAAATAGTTCATATAATGGGCGAAGCTGACAAACGAAAGAAACTTATGGAGATACTTAGCAGAGGTGTCGAACCGCCCGTTATCATATTTGTCAATCAAAAGAAGGGTGCAGATGTCTTGGCGAGAGGCTTAGAAAAATTAGGA TATAATGCTTGTACTTTACATGGTGGCAAAGGCCAGGAACAGCGTGAGTACGCTCTGGCATCTCTTAAGAGCGGAAGCAAGGACATATTAGTGGCCACTGATGTTGCAGGACGAGGTATCGATATCAAGGATGTATCGATGGTCATTAATTATGACATGGCTAAAACCATTGAGG ATTACACGCATAGGATTGGTCGAACCGGCCGTGCTGGTAAAGCTGGCCTAGCCATTTCTTTTTGTACGAAAGATGACAGCCATTTGTTTTATGATCTTAAGCAAACAATACTTGCTAGCCCAATATCTACTTGTCCGCCGGAGCTGCTTAATCATCCAGATGCTCAACATAAACCTGGAACGGTGGTCACGAAAAAGCGACGAGAAGAGAAGATATTTGCTTAA
- the LOC105831661 gene encoding fatty-acid amide hydrolase 2: MCTSVKNKDSPQCQDTLQHVKKLCWDLLRCIIVQLHFLFDSIIDFAFSIYYDKKAKKVPPVKNKLLLESAVSLAEKIRTKKITSEEIVKAYIERCKEINSLINAIVETRYLDAIEEAKGVDAMIEQNIDLEKIKITQPFLGVPFTTKESNRVKGLVHSMGLLCRRNHRAEEDATAVRYLKEAGGILIATTNVPELNLWCESRNNLYGQTNNPYNITRTVGGSSGGEGAILTASGAPFSITSDIGGSTRMPAFFNGLFGHKPSEGLTPMAGIGLREKDYPDTIAAVGPLCRKTEDLTPFLKVLIGPNVTKLKLDEVVNVKNLKVFYQESSGDLKTSKVNRTMRATLMKAVLHFKELTGSATKIKIPGSEHSLKLWRYCMSCEDVNFKLNITDRKYVASACGEIYNLLTGNSQLTFAAIMKLIEEDFLPRENTEWAKNVLVKAKQFLAEKLGDNGVLFYPSAPFPASYHYSAFLRPFNFVYWGLFNALRFPTCQVPLGLDEEGLPVGIQVVAAPYNDHLCFAVAKELEAAFGGWVPPS; this comes from the exons ATGTGTACTTCTGTGAAAAACAAG GATTCTCCACAATGTCAGGATACATTGCAGCATGTGAAAAAGTTATGCTGGGATCTCTTACGATGTATAATCGTGCaactacattttctttttgataGTATCATAGACTTTGCCTTTAGCATATATTACGATAAGAAAGCAAAGAAGGTGCCAccagtaaaaaataaactgctACTAGAAAGTGCCGTTTCTCTAGCAGAGAAGATTAG GACAAAAAAGATTACATCAGAGGAGATTGTGAAGGCTTATATTGAGAGATGCAAGGAGataaatagtttaataaatgcaattgtGGAAACTAGATATTTAGATGCAATTGAAGAGGCAAAAGGAGTAGATGCCATGATAGAACAAAATATAGATttggagaaaataaaaataacacagCCGTTCTTAGGAGTACCTTTTACCACTAAAGAAAGCAATCGAGTTAAAG gTTTAGTTCATTCGATGGGCTTGCTCTGTCGTCGTAATCATCGTGCAGAAGAGGATGCCACAGCAGTTCGTTATCTCAAAGAAGCTGGTGGGATTTTAATTGCCACTACTAATGTCCCTGAACTCAATTTATGGTGTGAATCTAGAAATAATCTATATGGACAGACAAATAATCCTTATAATATCACTAGAACGGTCGGAGGTAGCAGTGGCGGAGAGGGAGCAATATTAACCGCGAGTGGTGCTCCATTCTCCATTACTAGTGATATAGGAGGTTCCACGAGAATGCCTGCGTTCTTTAATGGATTGTTTGGTCACAAGCCCAGTGAAG GATTGACTCCAATGGCTGGAATCGGATTGCGTGAGAAAGATTATCCAGATACTATAGCGGCAGTTGGACCGCTTTGTAGGAAGACTGAAGATTTGACACCCTTTTTGAAAGTATTAATCGGTCCTAATGTGACTAAATTAAAGCTGGATGAAGTGgtgaatgtaaaaaatttgaaagtgtTTTATCAAGAGAGTTCTGGCGATTTGAAAACGAGCAAAGTAAATAGAACCATGCGAGCTACATTAATGAAGGCGGTGCTacatttcaaagaattaaCAGGTTCTGCAACAAAG ATCAAAATACCAGGTTCCGAGCATAGTTTAAAATTGTGGAGATATTGTATGAGTTGCGAGGACGTTAATTTCAAGCTAAACATAACGGATCGAAAA taTGTCGCCAGCGCATGTGgagaaatttacaatttactcACTGGAAACTCACAGTTAACGTTTGCTgctattatgaaattaatagagGAAGATTTCTTACCGCGAGAAAATACCGAATGGGCAAAAAATGTCCTTGTAAaagcaaaacaatttttggcg GAGAAATTGGGCGACAACGGCGTATTATTTTATCCTTCAGCACCATTTCCCGCTAGCTATCATTATTCCGCATTTCTGAGACCTTTTAACTTTGTCTACTGGGGTTTGTTTAATGCTTTGCGGTTTCCAACTTGTCAAGTGCCACTGGGCTTGGACGAAGAGGGCTTACCAGTTGGTATTCAG GTGGTAGCAGCTCCATATAATGATCATCTATGTTTTGCGGTGGCTAAGGAACTTGAAGCAGCATTTGGTGGTTGGGTTCCACCATCATGA